Sequence from the Mycteria americana isolate JAX WOST 10 ecotype Jacksonville Zoo and Gardens chromosome 5, USCA_MyAme_1.0, whole genome shotgun sequence genome:
CTGTGGACAAGGTCACCCCTTTCTTCGATAACGTCATGCAACAGAAGCTGATTGAGAAAAACATCTTCTCCTTCTACCTGAACAGGTAGTGTTGGGTTTGGTGGCGCACCTCTTGTGAGGGCAAGCCCAGCTGTGCATTTCTCTATGCTTTCTGGTAGCACCTCTTGCCATGTGCTGGTTTACGCCCTGGCCAGCACCATTGGGGAGGTCCACTTGCTGGAGCAGTCGGGCCAAAATCTCTTCTGTTTACTGCTTTGAAGTAAGAAGGGAAGTAGAAATGCAGCCACTTTACTGATAAAAAGTTGGGTAGATTTGCTACCGGATTTCTTAACTGATGAAGAGACAGAGGATGTTtccagaggaaagagaaataaaaataaacagggtTGTGATCATGAGATTGCATGCTGCTAGTGCAGTCCCTGTTAGGGGGGTAAATGCAGCCCCAGTCTGTTGCCAAAATCTGTGAGCCATGTGGCCACCACCACGTCACCTCCCAGGCAAGCATGCCCCCCGCCAGTCATCACTAATGATGGGGCTAACACTCCCTCACCCCTGGGAAATCCTCCTGCACGGTTCCCAGCACCTTGTCACCCTCTGCTGCtccccccaggacaccccatcACCCTCCTGGCACCACAGGGGGGACTCTGAACTACTTCAGCCCAAAAAATAGCATGCTGGGATGGCAgagagggctgctgctggccgctCAAGTGCCAGCCCTCCCCCCATCACCATATTTCTTCCCATCTGCTCAGCAGCGAGCTTTTATCTGATGGTAACCTTGAGGATTCGGCTCCGAGGCTGCTGGCTGGCTCAGAGTCGCGTGCGGATAACCTAACGCTGCATCAGCCATGTCCAACCTTGCACGGGTGCTTGTTATAAGCCGATTATTTGGGGGGGTCGCTGCACTACTGCTCAGTTCCCCTTTGCTGTCCCCCTTCTCTGCAGCGAGTTTTCTCCAGGTGTCCATGCGAAAGCGCGAGGCGAAAAGCTGCAGGATGTTTCGGCTGTGCCAAAATACTCCCATTTCCCCACCCCAGCGTGTCTCACAGCATCTGTCCTTATACTGACATATTATAGCACGATGCAAGTTGTCTGTCTCCAACGCTGCTAATGCTGTGCTTCACCCCCAGGCACCCCAGTGTGTGTTTTGGGGACACACAGAGGGGCTTGTTCTTACTCTACTCCTGATGTtcatgggtttggggttttggttttttttttcagagacccCACTGCTCAGCCTGGTGGTGAGCTGCTCCTGGGAGGGACTGACCCCAAGTATTACAGCGGCGACTTCAGCTGGGTCAACGTCACACGCAAGGCCTACTGGCAGGTCCACATGGACGCGTAAGTCCCCTCTCCACCTGACTACATGTGTTGGGAGACGTGTGCAGGCAGCTCATGCCTGGGGCTGGGTTGAGACCCTCCCCGAAAAGGAATCCTCTCTATCCCTGTAACATatccacaccaaaaaaaagcagattaaaatccCACCCTAAGGCTAGGTCATTTGTCGCTGGAAGGGGAGGACAGGCAGAAAACAGCAGATGTTCTGCAAAATCCTTTCCTCTTGTTTATGGCTTGGCCCTTGAAAACGCCTGCTGAATGCTTGCGAAGCAGGGAAAAACACTGGTGTGTCCTCCTTGCAGGCAGGGTGAGCCCCACAGATTAAACTTCAGCTTTCCTCAGCTCCCAGCGAGGCCTGAACTGTATGGCTCACTTGCACACAGCTCCGGAGGAGCAGGATGGGGCCCCAGGAAGCCAGCCCTTGACTGAAGGGCACAGCACAGCAATCAGCGCACATTGttggaggcagaggggaggagagcaggctgagcTGCCGGCCGCCAGCCCTGCGGTCTATTCTGAGCTGTCCCACGTGACGGGAACTTAAAAGTGGCCTGTGATCAGTGTGTCCTTTCCCCAGGGATCGCATCCTTCCCTAGTGCAGGGTTTTAGTTCTcatcttcccccagccctgccatgtTGGCAAAGCATGGCAGACCCTTGGCTGGAAAGCTTTATCTGTCCACGCTGCTGTGAAACGCGATGCAGGTGAGGAAGCCAAGCAGCTCCCGTCTTGCCTCTTCAATGTACATGAATGCTTCCCTTGCCCATGATCCCCTCAGCCATCACACCACCCCTTTAACCCTTTGCTTTTTGCAGTAGCACAGGTCATGTGCGTCCCTAATGCATTGCCCTTAGCTCGCTCACGTGCCTGTTAGTCATGGTGTTTAGCAGGCAGGGTATGCAGGCAGCAGTCTGGGCTGCCTGCAGAAATGCAGTAACGCACCAAGGCACCCGCTCAGTTGGGAGCAGACGAGGGCTGTGCAGGGAGCCAGGGGGTCTGTGCACTAAATTGGTGCTGCATCAGGATTTCTGAGTGCCTGTCCGTCCTGGGCATCTGTCACAGCTCTCCCTTGCATGCTTGTGTACTGCCCAGGCTCAGCAGTCTTCAACTCTTTGcctgctgctccccacagctTTCAGTGATAGGCCTCTAAAGGTTGTCTTCTGTCTGGGCATCTCTCCCCAGGGTGGATGTTGCCAATGGGCTGACTCTGTGCAAAGGGGGCTGCGAGGCCATCGTGGACACAGGAACCTCACTCATCACTGGCCCCACCAAGGAAGTGAAGGAGCTGCAGACGGCCATCGGTGCAAAACCACTCATCAAAGGCCAGGTGAGGCTGGGCTGGGAAACTGGGAGTCCATGGCCATCACGGCATCCATGCTGACGCCCTGCTTTGCACCCAGATGCTTCTAGAGACCCCGGtcttctgctccctcttctctccGTTCTCAGCCTGTGGTCCTGGAAAAGCCCCTGGCATAGCAGGGACCAGGTCTTTTGACCCCGGCTAGCGTTCGACACCCTGCTCATGCTCTTGGTAGAGAGCACAGTCCCATGAACTTCGGGAGGCATTGGGTCATCTCTGCTGCCTGTCtctgggaggcagaggagaaggggtGCAAGTTGCAGCTGAGGCCAAGGATTCATGTTAATGGGAGTCCAGAGGCActttaatacaaatatatttaatgcaaATGACAACCCTTCCCTGCCAAGCTTTTAACCATCTTGGCTAATCTCACAAGGTCATCTCTCCTCCCTGAAATTGTGGAGGAACAGAGATTATAAGGACCCTCTAGGAAGGATGCTCTGCTGTGAAACCCCTACCAAATCACAGAGCCATGAGCACTTCTAGGGCTTTTCTGCAGTGTGGGGAGACCCCATGCTGCAGCAACAACTGGCTTAGACCTGTCATCCTCCCCAAGAGTCACCAGTGTTAATTGAACCAGCTTTGTCCATTCATCACACTGTGAATCCCTGTCTGTGTCTCTAGGCTGTATCGGGCCACATCTCCCCCCTCCTGTGGCAGAGGAAagaccccagccctgcgctgTGTCAAGTGCTGTGCCCTGGGCCTCAGCAGAGCCAAAAGCTGAACCCAGCATCCTTTGGCTCCATCCCTATCCCTAAAACCCTCTGGCCCCTCAGCttgcagccccgggcagggaaCAGCCCACTTACCCCAGCTCAAGCCTCTTCTGCACCCTAAGATGAGCAGTTCTTAGGAAAAACCACATCAAAGACATGGTTGTGCCTGGGGAAGACCATGCCCTTTCCTGAGGGCATGGGAGCTGCCCTGTAAAGCCTTTACTGCTTCTGTTTCAGTACGTGATCCCCTGTGACAAGGTGTCATCTCTGCCTGTCGTGACGCTAACACTAGGAGGGAAGCCCTACCAGCTCACCGGAGAGCAGTATGTCTTCAAGGTGCGTCCAGACACCTTTTGCCAGCCCTACGCTTCTCCCCCAAGACCTAACTTTTGCCACTCAAACCTCAACCATGAAATCCAAAGtgcaagagcagcaaaagcaaggctgGAGCTGGCACTTGGGAAAAAGTCTGAAAGGTCAGGGTGACAGGGTGGTGGCACTGGCTGATGGACCCAGGCAACCTCACCAAAGTCCTGCAGGAACGAGACCCCCTGTGTGATGCTCATGAGGGTTAGCAGGATGGGAGAAAAAGGGCAGGCAGGCTGTTGCATCACTTTCTACAAACGTTTTGCCCTTTTCTGCTGGATTCTGGTGCCATGAGGTCAGCCTTGTCGTAGCAGAGGCCACCAGCCTGGCATTTAAGCCATCACAGTCAACTTGCAAGGACCATCTTGTGCAGAATTTCAACAATGGCTCTAATTCAGAGCTGCGTGGGCTGGGAGGTTTATGGGCACATGTGACTTTAACTTGATGCTTTGCTGCGTAAGGGCTCTGGGAGGGGGAGCTAGGTTTGGAGCCATGGGAGTGGTAGGTTGGGAGTTACTTTTGCAAGCTGTGGATCTCAGGCTGGGAGAGGCTGAAGTGCAGACAGCGTTGGCAGGTGTTATTGCTGAGCCTGTGAGGTTGAGGGAAGGGGAGGACCTCCTTGGACTGAAGCTCTCGCTCTTCTCTCTAGGTTTCTGTACAAGGAGAGACCATCTGCCTGAGTGGCTTTTCAGGCCTGGATGTCCCACCGCCCGGGGGCCCACTCTGGATCCTGGGAGATGTCTTCATTGGTCCCTACTACACCGTCTTTGACCGTGATAATGACTCTGTTGGCTTTGCCAAATGTGTCTAAGCGCCTGATGCCCACTGCCTCTgccacacacacacttacacacaTGCACAGGAGCCGTAGA
This genomic interval carries:
- the CTSD gene encoding cathepsin D, producing the protein MGPHGLLLLLALAGPCAALIRIPLTKFPSMRRVLNEVGSEIPDMNALTQVLKFKLGFADLAEPTPEILKNYMDAQYYGEIGIGTPPQKFTVVFDTGSSNLWVPSVHCHLLDIACLLHHKYDASKSSTYVENGTEFAIHYGTGSLSGYLSQDTVTLGNLKIKNQIFGEAVKQPGITFIAAKFDGILGMAFPRISVDKVTPFFDNVMQQKLIEKNIFSFYLNRDPTAQPGGELLLGGTDPKYYSGDFSWVNVTRKAYWQVHMDAVDVANGLTLCKGGCEAIVDTGTSLITGPTKEVKELQTAIGAKPLIKGQYVIPCDKVSSLPVVTLTLGGKPYQLTGEQYVFKVSVQGETICLSGFSGLDVPPPGGPLWILGDVFIGPYYTVFDRDNDSVGFAKCV